TACTCTTACCCGACTCCCATCGCAGCGACGGGGACTAAAGTGCCCACTCCCCCCGGCATGCCCACTCTCCCTGGACATATGGCTATGCACAGAATATGGCCTTCGTCTCATTCTGTCACAGACATTTTGGGCATTCGGTCAATAACGGAGCAACAAAGTAAGCACACTCTTAATTATTGGTAATGGAAAGTTTAGGCACAGTTAATCtgatgtgcgtgtgtgtgtgttaataggTCCAGCCTATGTTTATGTGTCTTAAAGGTCTTATTTGAGTTTgtattgtgagtgtgtgttggtgtgttcgTGTGTGCGCACAGTCTTCAAAAAATTTGGAGAGCAGATTATAGGCCATAGGCTCCGAACATTAACCTATAATAACATGATCTTTACCCCACATTAATGAATAGCTGACATGAAGACAACTCCAAATAGTTCGTAATGAAGTTATAGTGCGCTTTTGTAGAAATGGACACAAATGAATCAATATTTACTGATCCAGCGTTTTGGGCTATTACTTTGACACAGCGTTTTGGGTCAAGCATTTAACCTAAAGGCTATGATGCCGCTACTTAAGGTGTCCTTTGATTATAGTAAtaattttaaagatttttaGATATTACTTCAAACCCTACTTTACACTATATTATATATCCTTAAGCAGACGTCAGCCTTGTACATACAAGGCGTATATACATGCACACGGCTTCATTCAAACAAATGGGCGAGGGGCCTGTAGTACATACTGATGTATGTACTGTAGTACTATTAATGTAGATAACCGAGGGTTTGTCCACTGTAGACACAAACCAAATTAAATTGTGAGTTTTTCATTTACGATGTCACAGTCATGAAAAAAACaattaacagcagcagcagtaacacctttattattattattattattattaataatattattattattataaatactactactactaataataataacatacatACAACTTACATAGGGCTACATAACAGTCAAACATCTTGGTATCtccttataataataataaacttttattttctttattttagggTTTTGTATTTTATGTCGTTACAACGACATAAAATGTTATGTATTTCAGGTAGTTACAACTTTAGGAAATACAGAGATGTTGAAGTTCGCTGACGTTTGAACGATGTTTTTTGAAGTGTAGCTTAGCCTCCCCGGCTTCTCTAACACGTTAACAAAACGCGTTTAAACGAAACCGAATCTCTCTAGAAACCAGCGGTCATTTAGCAAATCGAATATTTTGTCCTAGAGAAAACACAATCTGAGTGtctatgcagtgtgtgtgtgtgtgtgtgtgtgtgtgtgtgtgagagagagagagagagagagaaagaaagagatacCACGGTGCCGTGCAGAAACATGTCCGTTTTCCTAAAGGCCTCAAACCAGCCTCAGTCAGTCTCAATTACAGCAACTACAGCGACTACAGTCCTGCACCGTTGCTCAGCGGCCACGTTTAACTGTTCATAGCAAGCAAGAAATACTAGAGAGGACTGAAGCCgattttttaaacaatttatGCTTTTGTAAATGATTAGCAGATGTTTGCGGCGGGTTTTGAAAGCTGGAATAAAGTGTAACGTACACTCTGTGACTACTGCTGCTCAAGGCAGCCTGTTCGATGAAAAGCTATCACTTAAAATATGTCCAAAACACACTGCtgatttgagagagagagagagagagagagagggagagagagagaggggcagaatAGAAAGACCACTAATTTCTGGGCCTCCTTTCATTTGAAGCACGAGTAGCCTGTATCAATATCAGTAGGTAAAAGGGCCTGTACAGCCTGTCACAACCTCATCTCtaaacaccacacacataccCCCTCCTCCCACATACAAAGGTAATTATAGTGGATCGGTTCAAAATAGTACAGACATACATATATGGTCATTGTCACGCCAAAAACTtttatcttcaaaatggcaactttacaggtgaAGAAAACTTTCAATTGatatcactgtaaaaaaaaaaaaaaaaaaaaaaaagattttgtacAAAGttattctggagcatttctgtcgatccagtttaaccataacataaagaacaactgtcagatttaaataatggcaaaaagtgaaaaagacaaaaaatagagACAGCGACGATATATAAAGCTGTATGATATATGAaattcatgcaaaaaaaaaaaaaaaaaaaaaaaaaaaactcattgtATTCTCCTGTAGCCCTCTCAGGTTACAGCCCTGGTGGCCTAACTTTTCCAATTTCAGACTTTAGGAACcgtgtataatataatatccaTCACGGACAAAGGGGAAACGGTTAGAGTAAATCTAATTTGTCCCCACAGGAAGGCGCTTGGTAAATGGCCCTGCTCATTACACCAAAGAATCGTCTTATATTCCATTATGCTGCGAGCGCAGTTTAATCAGCTAGGCGCGCTCATGCACACGCACGCAGACGCAGTGAGGTTAAATGTAAAAGCAGCAGTGTGCACTGTATTTCTAACAGGGTCATACTTCAGCGCAAATATCTGCAGTGTCCTtgagggaccatttccaatttTCCTCTGTTCATCAAAACCATTAAAGAGATCTACGACTGATTGTCTACGCGCTGATTGGGTGGTTCTGGTGTAAGAAGCTCGCACTGGGGTCTCAGATATCTGAcagctggaggagctggaggagttcTAGCTGTTAGCTCAGAGGCCTGCTGACGCTGGCGGTGTAGACTGTGGTCGGTTAGGGTCAGTATGGACTAAGCTGTTGTGCTGTAGCAGTGCTGTACCCAACGCTTGTTATCTCTGACCTCCCTCTTCCCTGTCTCTGTTTTGCCCCCCAGTTAGCGACAGTCCGTCCTTTCCCAGCGCCAAACTAGAAGAATGGAGCGCTATTAGCAGGAGTAATTTCTCGTCAGCGAGCTCTCCACTAGTCAATGGCGTGGATAAGCCTCACTTAGAAGCTGACGCAAAATACTCACAGGTAAAAGAGAATCACCTCCTGTACTGTCAGACAGAACTCAGTCCTTCTCCTAAACAGAAGGCAGCAACAGTGTTCACCACCATACCATCAGTGAATGCTTCCCATTCAGAACGAACCTGCAGTGAGAGTGTGTTTAAAGtctatctctgtgtgtgtgtgtgtgtgtgtgtgtgtgtgcgtttgcgtCCAACATCTATTGGGATCTTCCTGGGACAatgaaactgaactgatttgTTTTAGCCTTACATTCGGCGCAACATaagccaataataataataataataataatacataataatgattcttttttatttatattataactattattttaagcttagtttaagtttagtattttttttattaaatcaagCAAACATCTAAACACATTTCCACACGGCAGGTGCTGAAGTTAGCGTACATCCGTTCGGCTTAATGGCTTATTATTAGCTTATAATTTCAAAAgagaaaattaaaaacatgaaaagaaaaatatctcatattaatgtagttattgtttaataatataattgtaGATTTCTGTATTTAAGAATTGAAGAACTGTTTGTATTGTGGATGCCATGCATTATTTtctgtagtttttgttttttaaaaaataagatcacattgttttttttttttctaccagCAGTTCTCGCCATTTTCCGTTTTAAAGATTCAATgtgaatatttatatattaaactaTATGTTAACTATAACATAAAAGACTATATCTTACTATATGTTAAAGACTATTGTCCCCCTGATAGATTTAGCACACCGACCATCCCTTTTCAAAAGCCTGTGTCCACGCTATAAGAAAAAGTACATTCAAATATGGCCCCATTCTAAAACCTTTAAATGCATGAACAGTTAAAGGAGCGCTCAGACTGATTACTGCGTAATTATGAAACAATATTCATTCAATAATTAGCATATTGTATATGATGAAGTgaaataacattttttaaaagttatTAGGCCATTAAGCCAGTTTCGATAAAGCTGCGCGGGAGGCAAATGTGATGGCATCCTCCTGAACCCTGTTCTAGGCATTTCGTTAACCCGTCTTTTTAAATGTACtattagaaatatatattttaatcttTCTAAATGAAAGCTTGCAGGTCTGTGTTTTTATCGACACGGTTAAAAGCGCCGAATGGGAATTTACACCCTCTTCGTCTCTTCGGGCCTGAAGGACATTTTCAGCACCGACGTTGTTCAGCCCGCGGTCGCTGATGTGCTCTCAGTGCCTGACGCCGCACGCAGGTAGGGCACGGATTAGCGCGCACCCTGGACGCCTGGAGAAAGCGGCCCTAGCGACGTGATGACGTGAGACCCGGAGGGTTCGGCTGGGCTGGATTGATGAATCGTTTATTAGGGGGGCTTTGAGGTTTATGTCTCGTGGAATACGATGGAATAAATCTTTATTACCGGCACAAGAGCATTACCTACACGCTTAATAAGCCCCCTCACAAGCTATTCGTCCAATATCTGCACAGCATCTTCTCAGTGATGTGAAGGAGCATTAAAGAGCAGCGCAGGCGCCGGACTGTGTCTGTCATCCACCTTAAAAGAGCACATCTCCCCGAATGCGCCTCGATTACATAACCTAATGGAGATCGATGATCGATCGTTCTAGTGTAATTCGGTTACAGACATGTCTGTAAGGACGATTAATCGTCTGAACACAGGCAAAATATAAACGTTTGATTAACAACACAAAGGAAACTCACTGGTAAATTGATTTGTGCGCGAGGAATGTAAAAGGGCTTCAGGAATTAAAGCAGTTCAACGGAGGAAAGCAGGGTTTCTTTAAAAAACGATGAGCTGTTTACCGGTAATGTATACTTCTATAATTGCTGCTCATTCCTGATATGACATTACTGAACAAAATAGGGCTTCGACAATGAAAAGGAGTCACAAATGCTAAATGAACAATAATACAACTAATACGATTAATTAATTcgtgaataaataataattgtaattaatggttaatattaataaaaaaaatacatcgcAATAATGGTGAAAAAAGAATGAGAGGAAGAAACAGAATGCAACAATATTAGTGTAGTTTTGTCTAAACGATTTGAACCTAATCTTTTAGCACCATCAGCTCATCATAACTAAGATCAGAAACTGCGGGTCAACCAGCACAATAACAAGACATTGACCAATACAGACAAGAGCCCGAGGGAGGCCTGCAGACAGAAGGTAATGGCAGAAGatagttttttatttgttatacaAAGAAGGAAGGTCTAAAGGGACACAAAGacaaatgaaaacacacacacagcaaacgaTAACCACTGCATTTAATCTATTGGATTAATATGTGCACTTCACATGatctgttttcattttttattattcgtAAATTTATTCTTTCTTTTATGTTGGAAGTCATTTATGATGTGCGATTTAATCAGATTTCGAATTTGTCGAAGTAGATAAAACCAAATCGTTTAAAAAGGATTGTTTTTTCAACCGGACGTCGAGCTTCGGCGTGTTCTAGTCGACTGTATGCATGTGTAATTTATAATTTGACAAATACTATAATGATAAAGGAGCTGCGAGAAAGACGTGTAGAGGACATCCAAAAACCCGCGCTAAGCTACCGAAATCGTGACTCATCAAATAGCCACCAGTAAAGAATCTCTTCTTCATCATAGACGTCCTTCACTGTACAAACAACGCAAATACACCCGCATATTAGGATTCAATCGAGTAGTCTGAATGGGGTAACTGTATTTGCTCtgtgtacataaaaaaaagtctgaGGTGAAGACAGTGGCAGGGAATCAATgcaagttttaaaaaaatatctaaCACAATGCGATACGACTAGGCTATCTGAAGAAGTACCCCTACTAATGACAGCATTAGTAAAAAGTACCGTTTACTACCTTTCTCTCAGGGTGTAACCAAAACACCAGCTTTATTTACACCATTTGTATTGCTGTGAAGTTTAAAGTATGGCACGAAATGATCTCCCCTGATTGAAATAAACAGTGCTGTACTCAGTGTTCACTCTGTTTCGTCAAATATTATGGTGGTTGTCCATGCAAACTAGTTGCAATTTAATGGCATATTATATTTGGGCAATATTTTGCATATGGGACTTACTGATGTAACATTTTATGTAATGGATTAAATGCAGACCCATCAGAGTTTGATTTTAACATCTGTAGATAAATCCAGatgttttatcctttttttttgaACGTGAAAACGTGCCATCAAAATCATCTTTCTCTGAGCTCCATGTGTAGGTGGAGGGTGCAAGACACACAGCCAGGGGGTCAGGACTTGTAATGGATAAATCATAGGGGTAAATCCAGAGGAATAAAGGATATTTCATCTGCAGAAAAGATTTTCAGTAGTCAGGGACCACCCAGAGTCCGATTTTCTTCCCTTTATGTTGAAGAAGCTTAGGAAATTCCTCCAGTTACAGTGCTTTTCTGCCAAACGCTTACAGGCATTCTTCTTTTGGTTCTCTATGTATAGTCTTTCCATTTTCCATGAAATGTCTTACGCCTTTCATCATCTTTCATCCCTTCATGACAATCTTGCTCTTAGATATTCTTCTAAAcccaagaattggtattttttctGTTGTTATTTTCTCTATTCCTCTCATTACAGGCTATAATCTCACAAATATAAGTGCCATTGAACAATGCTGcataagaaccactttttaatTCCATAAAAATACCTTTTGgtcaatggttctttaaaaaaactaaatttgaCGTGAGAGTGTGAAGTTTTAAGAACCTCCACACAATGAAAATATTCATAGTTCAAAGCATTTTCCTAGCAATGCAATGCACATCCAAGGGCCAGAATGTATATTTTTCAATATGACCTCTTATGTTGTCTTCTCACTCTCaactcactctgtctctctccattctcTTAGACGCCGAATGGATTGCCCACAGTGAACAGCTATGTCACAGCTCCCAGCATCCATCCCTACCATCCTCCCACCCAAGTGTCGCCTTACATGGGGTACAGCGGCACCACGTCGGCCTATGTGACCGGCCCCACATGGCAGCCGCCCAGTGGcagtgctctctctccccacagcTGTGACATCGCCGCCCCGTTGGCCTTCAAGGGCATGGCAGCCTCCCGGGACGCCGGGAGGTGACCCGAGTTGAGGAAAGAAGGATAGCATACACGTGTCTGAActtttcaacaacaaaaaaaaaggtcattgCTGGATGGACTCATGTCAGCCCCTTGATATATTTATGAATGACTTGTTTGGGAAGCCCCTCTCAGTTTTACATGTCAGTGGTAGTCCTCGCTGTCCAGACTGCAGAGGAGAATGTCTTTTTAGACAAAGTTGCAGTTTTAGGTTCACAGGTCACTGATGCCTGAGAGCAGTAGGCCTTCCTCATCAAAAGGTTTCACTTGAATTTCAGTGCTTTTTTTCTgtgaatatacatatataattttttttaagggTCAAATAATACAGACTAAATAAGCATTATGTAAAGAAAAGGCATTCAGTTTGCATTTACATGTTTCAGGGTGTTACAAACAGCTGAAGTTCAGAtgtttttactttgtttttgtcacgttttgataaaaaaaaaagaaagaaatacaatcatttttttaaaatgacaatTTCACTTCTCTTACAATGTATGCCAGAACTTTTGGGAGaagttattttattaatttattagacTGTAAGGTACGTTGAATGCCGTGCAATTAATCCAGATGGATGTGAGTTAGTGCGGGACAGTGACGAACACTGCAACACCACCAGCATTCATTCATGCTGCATTAAAAACCAGTGAAGCTGAACCAGTGAAGCTGAACACTTCTAAACATTGCACAATGAAATTGAATGTATCTTATTAAAGGACACAAATGACAGACCTCaatttatggattttttttccaAGTTAGCTCCACATCAGATACTGtttgtgtagtagtagtagtagtaataataataataataataataacaacaacagaagtaaaataaatatgttgTGCATTTGTAATATTCTAAGACTAACCACCAACTGAGCCAAATTCATTATGTCTATTTCTGTAGCTAATCAACAAGCAAAAGAAAATACAGCCTGGTGCCAGTGATCCGAATTTATATGACAGGACAAATGT
The Salminus brasiliensis chromosome 10, fSalBra1.hap2, whole genome shotgun sequence genome window above contains:
- the pax9 gene encoding paired box protein Pax-9 yields the protein MEPAFGEVNQLGGVFVNGRPLPNAIRLRIVELAQLGIRPCDISRQLRVSHGCVSKILARYNETGSILPGAIGGSKPRVTTPTVVKHIRTYKQRDPGIFAWEIRDRLLADGVCDKFNLPSVSSISRILRNKIGNVGQQNQYESSKQTSHPQPQPALPYNHLYSYPTPIAATGTKVPTPPGMPTLPGHMAMHRIWPSSHSVTDILGIRSITEQQISDSPSFPSAKLEEWSAISRSNFSSASSPLVNGVDKPHLEADAKYSQTPNGLPTVNSYVTAPSIHPYHPPTQVSPYMGYSGTTSAYVTGPTWQPPSGSALSPHSCDIAAPLAFKGMAASRDAGR